The Kluyveromyces lactis strain NRRL Y-1140 chromosome D complete sequence genome has a window encoding:
- the BUD22 gene encoding Bud22p (similar to gnl|GLV|CAGL0M07678g Candida glabrata CAGL0M07678g and weakly similar to YMR014W uniprot|Q04347 Saccharomyces cerevisiae YMR014W BUD22 Protein involved in bud-site selection diploid mutants display a random budding pattern instead of the wild-type bipolar pattern), which produces MGKDNLIFKLDNLEYQIHYMNNEAEQFQPRFKQTLQFFNSKSRKTNKKVTKLLEAADKQKINGEISSLRLKILDQKIHHVLQRLQTHWIKNPLILREPEVAKIGAEQFIKYMSYSKLVKLTMSLMGGNKTCPEWFREHEFYQISNDKTNELNPSRIYNGVFSKNKLNSLVSKLLNNKNVKDLIQTYENGIHVILNEKDKIQKDTTTASTKQSKTKSEDTSTDKNIDGVSKTEKGATESESESDLLEENSEREAPELDSETEELLSKQYDGLLVGSDEESEPEFQLDPTIDYNQVTDEEDKEEYSADEDDEENSDSDSGEPSNKKPKYNLPELMNGYISGDEEEDLDDKVARKQIAAVPVKKNRRGQRARQKIWEKKYGSQAKHVQRQLEKEHKERETRQQEYEQRQAKREAKAAQLAEQQRKRVSQYNSQSSTSNIPPPPQPVITADKPIHPSWEAKRIAEEKQKNVKFQGKKITFG; this is translated from the coding sequence ATGGGTAAAGATAATCTGATTTTCAAGCTGGACAATTTGGAATACCAAATTCATTATATGAACAATGAAGCTGAACAGTTCCAACCAAGGTTCAAGCAAACTTTGCAGTTCTTCAACTCGAAGAGCAGAAAGACTAATAAGAAAGTTACTAAATTGTTAGAAGCTGCTGACAAGCAAAAAATAAATGGTGAAATCAGCTCACTTCGATTGAAGATTCTTGACCAAAAAATTCATCATGTTTTGCAAAGGTTGCAGACTCACTGGATAAAAAATCCTCTTATTTTAAGAGAACCAGAGGTCGCCAAGATTGGTGCTGAACAGTTTATCAAATATATGTCATACAGCAAGCTAGTGAAGCTTACAATGTCTTTAATGGGTGGGAACAAAACATGTCCAGAATGGTTCCGCGAGCATGAGTTTTACCAAATCAGTAACGATAAGACAAATGAACTGAACCCAAGTCGAATCTATAATGGGGTCTTTTCGAAGAACAAGCTTAATTCATTGGTCTCAAAACTTCTGAATAATAAGAACGTAAAAGATCTCATACAGACATATGAAAATGGTATTCATGTAATTCTCAATGAAAAGGATAAGATTCAGAAGGATACCACTACAGCTTCTACCAAGCAGTCCAAAACAAAATCGGAAGATACATCAACTGATAAAAACATCGATGGAGTGTCAAAAACGGAGAAAGGCGCTACAGAATCTGAATCTGAATCTGATTtattagaagaaaattCAGAAAGGGAAGCTCCTGAACTTGattcagaaacagaagagtTACTTTCAAAACAATACGATGGTTTATTAGTGGGATCTGATGAGGAAAGTGAACCagaatttcaattggacCCAACGATAGACTATAACCAGGTgactgatgaagaagacaaagagGAATATTCTGCTGATGAGGATGACGAGGAAAATTCGGATTCAGACTCCGGAGAGCCCTCTAACAAGAAGCCTAAATATAATCTACCTGAGTTAATGAACGGTTACATTAGTGGCGATGAGGAGgaagatttggatgataAGGTAGCAAGAAAGCAAATCGCAGCTGTGCCTGTGAAGAAGAACCGTAGAGGACAAAGAGCTAGACAAAAAATCTGGGAGAAGAAGTACGGTTCACAAGCTAAGCATGTCCAAAGACAGCTTGAGAAAGAACATAAAGAACGTGAAACAAGACAACAGGAATACGAACAAAGACAAGCAAAACGTGAGGCAAAAGCAGCCCAATTAGCGGAACAACAGAGGAAGCGCGTTTCTCAATACAACTCTCAAAGTTCAACTTCTAACATACCGCCACCACCACAACCGGTCATTACAGCTGATAAGCCTATCCATCCATCCTGGGAGGCTAAGAGGATTGCCgaagagaaacagaagaacGTTAAGTTCCAAGGTAAAAAGATTACCTTTGGTTGA
- a CDS encoding uncharacterized protein (similar to uniprot|O94493 Schizosaccharomyces pombe SPCC417 SPCC417.12 protein) — protein MGQVVSTEGTTPFPISIPGQGTLTGYTFKSPRTNNVTTHRFAQIPYAEPFTKENRFKRPVPLADDFDYTGDYKEFGLKCPQPSVPNPAFRYTKSPSDENINKLNIWVPSSDKYKESDGWPVLVYIHGGWLQYSSPYSEFFNTNEMFDDEEFTQKYILVTPGYRLNMFGFLSGKELLEEDEASSNFGFWDQRLAIEWTYKYIKYFGGNPDKISVGGISAGAYSTFFQLAYELYHPEDNQIIKQALFFSNLVYVQPKTIEECQEQFDEIVEKLDIDPKASGQEKLAVLRELDAPFIEDFIPTLTHHTFRAVTDDKFISSTLIKDLDSGEYARRLLSIKGDKFRILCGEVDNEPLKYSLLNTPQTLGELPVQVGNYYPKNIVDSLLDLYKVDKLNPASPTLKEDLRVAYGDIIGDGQVYASGRGYLHKLVEHGFPSKNIFRYRVSYRAKWLDNHIEPDDRVPHAGDFSLWFYCLREGYTDEERIHINEWLQPYLQFLNFKSLDSWDSDDVKKYRIFKEDGSFDYVDDIHWDWGVKVATTAYKAQLTGQ, from the coding sequence ATGGGACAAGTTGTTTCTACTGAAGGTACCACGCCTTTCCCTATTTCAATCCCAGGTCAAGGAACTTTGACAGGTTACACTTTCAAATCACCAAGGACAAACAATGTCACAACACACAGGTTCGCTCAGATTCCGTATGCGGAACCTTTCACCAAGGAAAATCGGTTTAAGAGGCCGGTCCCATTAGCAGATGATTTCGATTATACAGGTGACTATAAGGAATTTGGGTTGAAATGCCCTCAACCAAGTGTTCCTAACCCTGCATTCAGGTACACTAAGTCCCCATCAGATGAGAACATTAACAAGTTGAACATATGGGTTCCCTCAAGTGATAAATATAAGGAATCCGATGGTTGGCCTGTACTAGTCTATATTCATGGTGGATGGTTGCAATACTCTTCTCCTTACAGcgaattcttcaatacCAATGAGATGTTCgacgatgaagaatttacCCAGAAATACATTCTAGTAACACCAGGTTATAGGTTAAACATGTTTGGGTTCCTCTCTGGTAAAGAACtcttggaagaagatgaagcttcttccaattttgGATTCTGGGATCAACGTTTGGCCATTGAATGGACTTACAAGTACATCAAATACTTTGGTGGTAACCCAGATAAAATTTCCGTTGGTGGGATCTCTGCCGGTGCGTATTCCACGTTCTTCCAATTAGCATACGAATTGTACCATCCAGAGgataatcaaatcatcaaacaagctttattcttttcaaacttGGTTTACGTTCAACcaaaaacaattgaagaatgtCAGGAACAATTCGATGAAATTGTGGAGAAATTGGACATAGACCCCAAGGCATCAGGGCAAGAGAAATTAGCTGTATTACGTGAACTTGACGCACCATTTATCGAGGATTTCATCCCAACTTTGACACACCATACTTTCAGAGCTGTCACTGACGACAAGTTTATCTCTTCCACTTTGATTAAAGATTTGGATTCTGGAGAATACGCAAGAAGGTTACTCTCCATTAAAGGTGACAAATTCAGAATTCTGTGCGGTGAAGTTGATAATGAACCGCTGAAATATTCTCTTCTAAACACACCACAAACATTGGGAGAACTACCAGTTCAAGTGGGTAATTACTATCCAAAGAACATTGTCGATTCATTACTTGATTTATACAAGGTGGATAAATTGAACCCTGCAAGCCCTACTTTGAAGGAAGATTTGAGGGTAGCATATGGTGACATCATTGGTGATGGTCAAGTCTACGCTTCAGGAAGAGGTTATTTGCATAAACTGGTTGAACACGGGTTCCCTTCAAAGAATATCTTCCGTTATAGAGTCTCTTACAGGGCTAAATGGTTGGATAACCATATCGAACCCGACGATAGAGTTCCACATGCTGGGGACTTCAGCCTTTGGTTTTACTGTCTAAGAGAAGGGTACACTGATGAGGAAAGAATCCATATTAACGAGTGGTTGCAACCATACTTGCAATTccttaatttcaaaagcttAGATTCATGGGATTCGGACGACGTCAAGAAGTACAGAATCTTCAAAGAGGATGGTTCTTTTGACTATGTCGATGATATCCATTGGGATTGGGGTGTAAAGGTGGCAACCACAGCTTACAAAGCTCAATTGACAGGACAATGA
- a CDS encoding uncharacterized protein (conserved hypothetical protein) gives MTNNLAGKSAKEIKEQIVRKRTPKSCIRCYSIKRKCDHKKPSCTRCFKKSLPCEYFTEEHVLERCLQRQSNLRSVIHQKAPASRSSTNETISENDTLPTTELNPSSSETEARNFKLIVNSTGEYSKYISLSLFPFSDPSQIVSYIVDRVPQDQDKYVIFDFSFVSGRLNTAADILKMLPSKVQCDRLVAYFFNNIAPFIPILDQEEFEIKYKDLWKNFKTYDDLNNLMVLFAILFSCCVSIQVTNIYLTGKHFSEDDPIDYDKLKYSCFQCVQNIRYLNRTDISPSMSAITALTLMYYVGSFHCSVAVGEVAALLRFSQIVGLHRSLSSDTKSSSVRAFLYSYVVHLDSLVAYYNGLTSYINPDLFEIVRNFPKREKDLKTLHSLTKFHSSIVWTDLLHQLNKIKPSVEEDYVRLNNEYLRSVEKVNSLNAEILTLFPDEDQDYIHLLVSEARLGLRKSAILVHILRLSVANINIKNVHQGESFNYDLVVQALLLINESLMKIHLGVKCNINMMWWVRNSYPLQALSIVLTHILKKPTTRMNFENLPVGYEYTKHPDINYSAFDIREEMVVKTMDAIQTIKRTWPKVVQRRFEKICELKEYVFSQRRKQSTTQQTSTLNLGIPSSTTVPIYSSDFADTNAHPSGSTVPKMTFDELLSSLFDGDTDFQSLLFETLPNNL, from the coding sequence ATGACGAATAATCTGGCTGGGAAAAGTGCTAAGGAGATTAAAGAACAGATTGTGAGGAAAAGAACGCCGAAATCGTGCATTCGATGCTATtcaatcaaaagaaaatgtgatCATAAGAAACCGTCATGTACCAGGTGCTTCAAAAAAAGTTTGCCTTGTGAGTATTTCACGGAGGAACACGTCTTGGAAAGATGTTTACAACGCCAGAGCAATCTTCGTTCAGTTATACATCAAAAGGCTCCTGCCAGCCGATCTTCTACTAATGAAACTATTTCTGAGAATGATACATTGCCAACTACGGAGTTGAATCCATCATCAAGCGAAACAGAGGCCAGGAATTTCAAGTTGATTGTAAATTCCACGGGTGAATATTCCAAATACATTTCCTTGAGTTTGTTTCCGTTTAGCGATCCATCACAAATCGTGTCATACATTGTTGACAGAGTACCACAGGATCAGGACAAGTATGTCATTTTCGATTTCTCATTCGTTTCTGGTCGTTTGAACACTGCTGCAGATATACTGAAGATGCTACCCAGCAAAGTGCAATGTGATAGATTAGTCGCATATTTCTTTAACAACATAGCTCCATTTATTCCCATCTTGGATCAAGAAGAGTTCGAAATTAAATACAAAGATTTAtggaagaatttcaaaacGTACGATGATCTTAATAACCTAATGGTACTTTTTGCGATTCTATTTTCATGTTGTGTGTCGATTCAGGTAACGAACATATATCTCACCGGAAAACATTTCTCAGAAGATGATCCTATTGATTATGATAAGTTAAAGTATTCATGTTTCCAATGCGTTCAGAATATCAGATATTTGAACAGAACGGACATTTCACCATCGATGTCTGCCATTACGGCACTAACATTAATGTACTACGTTGGATCATTCCATTGTAGCGTGGCCGTTGGTGAGGTAGCTGCATTGTTGAGGTTTTCTCAAATCGTCGGTTTACATCGCAGCCTCTCCAGTGATACAAAGTCAAGCTCGGTAAGAGCATTCTTATACAGTTATGTGGTACATCTTGACTCATTGGTCGCATACTATAACGGATTGACATCATATATCAACCCAGATCTATTTGAAATAGTGAGAAACTTCCCAAAACGGGAGAAAGACTTGAAGACATTGCATTCTTTAACTAAATTTCACAGCAGTATCGTTTGGACTGACCTACTTCACCAGTTAAACAAGATTAAACCCTCTGTGGAGGAAGATTACGTGCGGCTCAACAATGAGTATCTCAGATCCGTGGAAAAAGTGAACTCTTTGAATGCTGAAATCTTGACGTTATTCCCCGACGAGGATCAGGACTATATACACCTACTTGTAAGCGAAGCAAGACTTGGGCTTAGAAAATCAGCCATCTTAGTCCATATTTTAAGGCTTTCCGTCGCTAATATTAACATCAAAAACGTACACCAGGGAGAAAGCTTCAATTACGATCTAGTAGTGCAGGCACTATTGCTCATCAATgaatctttgatgaaaatacaCCTCGGAGTGAAGTGTAACATTAATATGATGTGGTGGGTACGTAATTCCTACCCGTTACAAGCACTTTCCATAGTGCTAACTCATATTCTAAAGAAACCAACTACAAGAATGAATTTCGAAAATCTACCGGTTGGTTATGAATATACAAAACACCCAGACATAAATTATTCAGCGTTTGATATCAGAGAGGAAATGGTCGTCAAAACTATGGACGCCATTCAGACCATCAAGAGAACCTGGCCAAAGGTAGTGCAAAGACGATTCGAAAAGATTTGcgaattgaaagaatatgtTTTTAGCCAGAGAAGGAAACAATCAACGACTCAACAAACGTCTACTTTAAATCTAGGTATACCCTCCTCAACTACAGTGCCAATCTATAGCTCGGACTTCGCCGATACAAATGCTCATCCTTCGGGCTCTACAGTACCGAAAATGACCTTCGACGAACTTCTCAGCAGCTTATTTGACGGCGACACGGATTTTCAATCGCTCCTCTTCGAGACACTCCCGAACAATTTGTAA
- the ERG5 gene encoding C-22 sterol desaturase (highly similar to uniprot|P54781 Saccharomyces cerevisiae YMR015C ERG5 C-22 sterol desaturase a cytochrome P450 enzyme that catalyzes the formation of the C-22(23) double bond in the sterol side chain in ergosterol biosynthesis may be a target of azole antifungal drugs), translating into MDNIVVSQTSNATQVASEASVKLFSLANAQQLVETVQQMSYFKLFCTLVAIVIVWDQVSYQIQKGNIAGPKWKVWPVIGPFLESFDPKFEEYLAKWNSGPLSCVSIFHKFVVIASTRDLARKIFQSPQYVKPCVVDVAVKILRPSNWVFLDGKEHVDYRKSLNGLFTKQALAKYMPSQELLMDKYIEKFIELSKENKYEARVFFHDMREIMCALSLKAFCGDYITEDQIRKVADDYYLVTAALELVNFPIIIPYTKTWYGKKTADMTMKIFEQCAQMAKDHIAAGGESTCVLDAWCSLMHEAKNKDDADSKLYHREFTNREMSEAIFTFLFASQDASSSLACWIFQIIADRPDVMANIREEQLRVRNNDPNVKLSMDLIDEMKYTNMVVKETLRYRPPVIMVPYYVKKSFPVVPTYSAPKGSMLIPTLYPALHDPEVYEDPDEFIPERWVEGSAANQAKKNWLVFGCGPHVCLGQTYVMQTFTGLIGKFAMFSDWEHKVTPLSEKIKVFATIFPKDDLLLSFKKRDPLTGEVEL; encoded by the coding sequence ATGGATAATATCGTTGTTTCTCAGACATCTAATGCGACGCAAGTGGCCTCTGAGGCTAGCGTTAAGCTGTTTAGTTTAGCTAATGCTCAACAATTGGTTGAAACTGTCCAGCAAATGTCTTATTTTAAATTGTTTTGCACTTTGGTAGCCATTGTTATCGTTTGGGACCAAGTGTCTTATCAAATACAAAAGGGAAATATTGCAGGTCCAAAATGGAAGGTTTGGCCAGTTATCGGTCCATTCTTGGAGTCTTTTGATCCTAAGTTCGAAGAATATTTAGCTAAATGGAATTCTGGTCCATTGTCCTGTGTTTCCATCTTCCATAAGTTCGTGGTCATCGCTTCTACCAGGGATTTGGCTagaaaaattttccaatctCCTCAATACGTTAAGCCTTGTGTCGTTGACGTTGCAGTTAAGATCTTAAGACCAAGCAATTGGGTGTTTTTGGATGGTAAAGAACATGTGGATTACAGAAAATCTTTGAACGGGTTGTTCACTAAGCAAGCGTTGGCCAAATACATGCCTTCTCAAGAATTGCTGATGGATAAATACATTGAGAAATTCATTGAATTGTCCAAGGAAAATAAGTACGAGGCTCGTGTTTTCTTCCACGATATGAGAGAAATCATGTGTGCTTTATCTTTAAAGGCCTTCTGTGGTGATTACATTACTGAAGATCAAATTAGAAAAGTTGCTGACGATTACTATTTGGTCACTGCTGCTTTGGAATTGGTGAACTTCCCAATTATTATCCCATACACCAAGACTTGGTACGGTAAGAAGACGGCTGATATGACCATGAAAATTTTCGAACAGTGTGCTCAAATGGCCAAGGACCACATTGCTGCTGGTGGTGAAAGTACTTGTGTGTTGGATGCTTGGTGTTCCTTGATGCATGAGGCTAAGAACAAGGATGACGCTGATTCCAAGTTGTACCACAGAGAATTCACTAACAGAGAAATGTCAGAAGCAATTTTCACCTTTTTGTTTGCTTCTCAAGAtgcttcttcctctttgGCTTGTTGgattttccaaattatCGCTGATAGACCAGATGTCATGGCAAATATTAGAGAAGAACAATTAAGAGTCAGAAACAATGATCCAAACGTCAAATTGTCTATGGATTTGATTGACGAAATGAAATACACAAACATGGTTGTTAAGGAAACCCTTCGTTATAGGCCACCTGTCATTATGGTTCCATACTATGTGAAGAAGTCTTTCCCTGTCGTTCCAACTTACTCTGCTCCAAAGGGTTCTATGTTGATTCCAACTTTGTACCCTGCTCTACATGACCCAGAGGTTTACGAAGATCCAGATGAATTTATTCCAGAAAGGTGGGTTGAAGGATCTGCAGCTAACCAAGCAAAGAAGAACTGGTTGGTCTTCGGCTGTGGTCCTCACGTTTGTTTGGGTCAAACCTACGTCATGCAAACCTTCACTGGTTTAATCGGTAAGTTTGCCATGTTCTCTGATTGGGAACACAAAGTGACCCCATTATCTGAAAAGATTAAGGTCTTCGCCACTATCTTCCCTAAAGATGACTTGTTGTTGAgcttcaagaaaagagatCCATTAACTGGCGAAGTTGAACTTTGA
- the HOT1 gene encoding Hot1p (some similarities with uniprot|Q03213 Saccharomyces cerevisiae YMR172W), which yields MSAMENRKNSLHGSPNGLSGLNMVLPREGDSNNGIMTTEDARNGKLKGDKDLNMKMHVGMGTTPINTRLGNTMNSDVANSMSYLLEQPQSGTLIGDRLILETSEEPVGVNLVDGQNARNNQQMLNNASHMDPAFTLPADDTMNNSAAAAAAAAAAAAASTGPSQPTMQSTPSISTGGSTNFQVQIAQRLADIDQRILRMEMLMDNVCNKIDSHSQQQSLWKNDMHQMENKVIDVLDEIKSNIFSLKRQVSNQGDGAFAAELINAISNVSNKHIRKNTYGFPAGNPQGNDMGQTMNGYNNAMQLSSMAAPMSYVPGEQVNLNQLGNSKDQIDRFLTKSANEFMLDPSGLKKRRKNPSSSNESPITLSHTKTHSTSQPINYSASLPNLNLDALSKVMLPQHQQLTHNGGSQHPLSDKSIKFGISSTSHSSSNSSDSDDEEDDIDDEEDEAEDEEDENDDSRDVNDHDNVEGRETLTKKSMKPGNSIEGRDPSGTNGTVNSTTNNHMNTIDTATNTSSQLQGTVIRSTADTENPKQESNASAAATSGAATGVATGTTTANIATSASDKLKLHGDSKKEPKFTMIKAPSSVKEIWREYTQGIDGRPSIKSLDQKFGNKWRANKNKKTYSRRKRMYKFILNGIKKGKSEEEMVQMLENKRIYKDSDGNQKKRTIGWLQQSLSGI from the coding sequence ATGAGCGCCATGGAGAATAGGAAGAACTCTTTGCATGGTAGTCCGAACGGCTTAAGTGGGTTGAATATGGTTTTGCCGAGGGAGGGCGATTCCAATAATGGGATAATGACAACAGAAGATGCGAGAAATGGCAAATTAAAGGGAGACAAGGATTTGAACATGAAGATGCACGTTGGAATGGGTACTACGCCGATCAATACGCGGCTCGGTAATACTATGAACAGTGATGTAGCCAATTCGATGAGTTACCTGTTGGAACAGCCTCAATCCGGAACGTTAATTGGTGATAGATTAATTCTGGAAACTAGTGAGGAGCCGGTGGGAGTCAACTTGGTCGATGGACAGAATGCCAGGAATAATCAACAGATGCTCAACAATGCTAGCCATATGGATCCTGCATTTACGTTACCAGCAGATGATACCATGAATAATTCTGCCGCTGCCGCAGCTGCTGCCGCAGcggcagcagcagcaagTACCGGTCCATCTCAACCAACGATGCAATCAACCCCTTCTATTTCAACTGGGGGTTCGACAAATTTCCAAGTGCAAATAGCTCAGAGGTTAGCGGATATAGATCAAAGGATATTAAGAATGGAGATGTTGATGGACAACGTATGCAATAAGATCGATTCTCATTCACAACAGCAATCGCTATGGAAGAACGATATGCACCAAATGGAAAACAAGGTTATAGATGTTTTAGATGAGATAAAGAGTAacatattttcattaaaGAGACAAGTGAGTAACCAAGGCGATGGGGCGTTCGCCGCGGAACTGATTAATGCGATCAGCAACGTTAGTAATAAGCATATAAGGAAAAACACTTATGGATTCCCTGCGGGGAATCCACAAGGGAATGATATGGGCCAAACGATGAATGGGTATAATAATGCAATGCAGCTAAGTAGCATGGCTGCCCCTATGTCATACGTACCTGGTGAACAAGTTAATTTGAACCAACTTGGTAATTCAAAAGACCAGATAGATAGGTTTCTAACGAAGTCTGCCAACGAATTCATGTTAGATCCCAGCGgcttgaagaaaagaagaaagaaccCATCATCGTCAAATGAGTCTCCGATCACTCTATCTCATACCAAGACCCATAGCACTAGCCAACCAATCAATTATAGCGCAAGTCTACCAAATTTGAATCTGGACGCGTTGTCAAAAGTGATGTTGCctcaacatcaacaactaACTCACAACGGCGGATCACAACACCCACTTTCTGACAAGAGCATCAAGTTTGGGATATCTTCAACTTCCCATTCATCGTCGAACTCAAGCGATTCTGATGACGAGGAAGACGATATAGATGACGAGGAAGACGAAGCAGAGGACGAGGAAGATGAGAACGACGATAGTCGCGACGTAAACGACCACGATAACGTTGAAGGCAGGGAAACTTTGACAAAGAAATCGATGAAACCAGGTAACTCTATAGAGGGGAGGGATCCTTCGGGGACCAACGGAACTGTTAATTCTACTACTAATAACCATATGAATACCATCGATACAGCAACTAACACTAGCAGTCAACTCCAAGGAACAGTTATTAGATCAACTGCAGACACAGAAAATCCCAAACAAGAAAGCAACGCATCAGCTGCTGCTACATCTGGTGCTGCTACCGGTGTTGCTACTGGCACTACTACTGCCAATATTGCCACTTCTGCTTCGGATAAACTAAAACTACACGGGGACTCCAAGAAGGAACCCAAATTTACAATGATCAAGGCACCATCCAGtgtgaaagaaatatggaGAGAATACACCCAAGGCATCGACGGTAGGCCCAGCATCAAATCGCTCGACCAAAAGTTCGGGAACAAATGGCGAGCCAAtaagaacaagaaaacttACTCTAGACGGAAGAGAATGTACAAATTCATCTTAAACGGCATCAAGAAGGGGaaatctgaagaagaaatggtACAAATGCtcgaaaacaaaagaatataCAAGGATAGTGATGGtaatcaaaagaagagaacTATCGGCTGGCTCCAACAAAGCCTCTCTGGAATATGA